A stretch of DNA from Camelus ferus isolate YT-003-E chromosome 18, BCGSAC_Cfer_1.0, whole genome shotgun sequence:
GCCCCGGCCGCAGAGGGCACAGCGCACAGCTGCCCGCCGGGACCGCCCAGCACGCCGCCGCCGGCTCTCCGAATGCAGCCTCTGGTGGTCCTTCAGGGCCATGCGGTTGGAGTAGGTCTTTGGGCAGGTGGGGCAGCTATACTGGCCCATCTCATGGCTCCGCCGGTGGTTCAGGAGGCTGCCGGCGTGGCGGTAGGTCCGCCCACACTGCCCACAGCGAAAGGGCCGATCTTCCCGAGTCAGCTTTCGGgtgcacccacccccaccacgctCAGCATGGACTCGCTGGTGGCTGGCCAGCTGTTTCCGCAGGcggaaggccttcccacactcgGTGCAGCGGAAGCGCCGGGGATCCGCGTGGATGCGCCGGTGGTTCTTGAGGGACATGAGGTTTGAGAAGCCTTTGGAGCAGGCCTGGCAGCCAAAGTGGCCGGTCTGGTGGCTCTGTCGGTGATTGATGAGGCTGCCAGCGTGCTTGTAGGACCGGCCGCACACCTCGCAGCTGAAGGGCCGTTCAGAGCTTGCCTCGGTCTGGCAGCCCTTCTCTGCGGTCTCCAACCTCGGCTCCATCTCCTCCCCCTTCACAGTGGTCTCCTCCCAGGCCTCTTCTTTCACCcttgccacctcctccaggggcTCCACTTTAAGTTCTTTCTGGAACTTCTCCACTTCAACCTGCCCAAGGCCCTCCTCTGCCCTGTTCTGGGGCTcactgctgcctcctgcctctgggatGGGGCCCACCTGGGGCTCAGAGCCTTTGCAGCGTGGGTGGTTTCGCAGGTGATTACGGTAGGCAGCCAGGTTGGGGTAGCAGCGGGAGCAGACGGGACAGATGAAGTCTCCGGTCTGATGGATCTTCCGGTGGTTCACCAAGCTGCCCCCATGGCGATAGGTCTTGCCGCACTGGTTGCAGcggaaggggcggggctgggcctcCAGAGAACTTTCTCCACCCTGTGCACAAAGGCTGTCTGCAAGCGCAGCACCTACCCCCTCTCCAGACTTTGTGTCTTCACCCTCCCCAGAGAGAGAGGTCACCGTGCCCTCAAAGACGCCATCTGCAACCATCCCTGTGGCATCACCTGACTCTCCCGGGTGATGAATGAAGCTGGGAACCTCATCTGTAGTATTTCCAGAACTCTGGCTTTGGTGGTGACGCTCCAGGCTCCCTAGGTCATCATATGTCTGACCACAGCAGCCACAGATGTGTCCATAACCGGCTCCATCCAGTGCCTCCACCTCCCGCTGCAGCTGATTCAGCAGCTCTGCTTCCGAGAACTGCAGTGGGGGGCTGTGGGTGGAGGCTGCCCCtgctgctccttcctcttccccctcttcctccgaGCCCTCAGTCATGCCAGAAGAGTCATGAGCCTGGCGCCGGTGAAGCCTGTAGCCAGCCCGCCCAGGGAAGATCATGCCGCAGAGGCAGCAAAGGAAAGGCTGTGCTGAAGCTGCCTCCCCAGGCCCGTGTTTCTGGAAGTGGCTGCGCAGGGCAGGCAGGGAGTCAAACTCCTTTGGGCAGAGGGAGCACTGATAGATGCCCGGTGGGTGACAGGGCCTGTGGCTCAGCAGGCTGGTGGCATGGGGGAAAGAATGCCCACAGTCAGAACATGTGTGGGAGACCTCAGCCTGCCAGCCATCAGCGGCTtcggcagagcagggaggggagctggacTGGCCAGTGGCTGGTTTCTGATCTTCCTCTACCCCAGGGAGGCCATCACAGAAGCGAGTCTCACTGCTTTCCTCACCGCTTGGGATGTCCAAGTTGTCAAGGAAACAGGCCTCCTTCCTTTCCAGGCCTTCCTCAGTGCCTCTGCTCTCTTTATCACCCTGGAAACAGGCCTCATCCCTCTCAAGCCCACATTCGTCCCTTTCAGCTGCAACCGGCAAACAGCCCCCATCACTTTTCATGTTGCCTTCGACTCCTCTAGGACTTTCCCCCAGAGGGTCTCGGGGACAGTCCAGGCCCTCACTGTCTTCCACCAGCTCTGTTGCCCAGTTTCCACCTGACGGGAGTTTGGCTTCTCCCCCACTGCCGCTGGTGCTGCTGGCCCGCCTCCGGTGCCGCCTGCTCCGCCGTCGACTGTGGCGACGCAAGTGGTTCTTCATGGCAGCCATGGTGTGGAAGTGTTTGGCACAGGCCCCGCAACTGAAGTCTCCTGTCTGGTGGGTCTGCCGGTGGTTGATGAGGCTGCCTGAGTGGCGATAGCTTTTTCCACAGTCTCGGCAGGCAAATGTCCGAGGAGGCGACACCCTGGTCTCCGTCCTGCTGTCCTCCCCATTGCCGTGGGTCTGGCCATGACGTTCAAGGCTCTCAGGGTCTTCAAAGAGCATTCCACACACGCTACATATCTGTGGTGCAGTCCGATCTGCTGCTGGGGGAACATCAGTGGTCGTCCCTTCATGTTTGCACCCAGGCCCCTGATCTGTGTGTGGGGCTGCCTCTGCTCCCATTGGGTTGGGCGGGAGTTCCACCTTAAGGTGGCTGGGGGGACCTTCAGCCCCTGAGCCTGCGCTGCGGCGGGCAGCCTTGCAATGTACCCGCACGTGGTTGCGCAGGGCCATAAGGTTGGGGTACTTGCGGGGACAGAGCGAGCACTGGTACTCTCCTGTCCGATGGCTGTGGCGGTGGTTCACCAGGCTCCCCCGGTGGCGGTAAGCCCGACCACACTCAATGCACTTATAGGGGCGGTGGTCCACAGTGGTAGGGGGTACATCTTTCTCTTGGTGGGTGGTCTcagccaggggcaggggagctggCAGCATCGATGGCTGCCCATCCTCTCCAGCTCCTTGCTGGGGTCTGTGATGAGCCCGCACATGGTTTTTGAGGGCAGCTGCGTTGAACAGCTGCTTAGAACAGATGGTGCAGGGATAGACACCTGTCTGGTGGCTCTTGCGATGGTTAATGAGGCTTCCAGCATGGCGGTAGGTACGGCCACAGTCCCCACAGCGGAAAGGCCGGTACTCCTCCAGGCCGCTGTCCTCCAGCTCCCTGGAGCCATTCAGCATCCGTGTACCAGGGAGTTGGTCCTGGCTGCTCTCGTCTGTGTGTCCATTGGTGGTGGGcatccctttctcctcccacagCCGCTCTTGACTTTCACCCTCATGTGACTGCTGGTGTTCCAGCAGCTCTCGGGGGAGCCGGAAGGCGCGGGGGCAGTGGGGACACTGGTAAGGCCGATACTGGGCATGGAGTCGGGAGTGGTTCTTCAGAGCCATGAGGTTAGAGAACTCCTTGAAGCAGATGGCACAAGGGTAAACACCCAGGGTGTGGCTCTGGCGGTGGTTGGTGAGGCTCCCGGCATGTTTGTAGGTCTTGCCACATTGACTGCACTTGTACCGCCGCTCCTCCTCAGCAGGAGGGGACTGGGTGGGCTCCTGGACCCCAGTGAAATTCACTACTGATTCAGCCAAATACTGTTCCAAATTGCTAAGAAGACTGctagctggggtggggagtggtgggtCTCTGGCAGAGTTGGTGGTGGGCCCCCAGCCCTCTGCGCCTTCCTCAGGATCTGGCTGGCTTTCCCAGCCTTCTCCTAGTCTGGAAGGTGGATCCTCCCAAGTGCCCAGAGCTGCCCTAGGGTCAGGCCCAGACTCAGAGCCAAGTGTCTCTTCAGTGTGTTTTTTCTGGTTTTCCCAGCCTTCCCTAGGGCCAAGCCTCTGGCCCCAGGAGTCAGTGGACATTGTCTCCCCCTGGAGGTGTGGAGTGGCTTCCTTGGGGCGGGGGGGCCTGCGCCGGCGGCGGCCTTCAGGAGCATGAGTCCTCATGTGGCTTTTGAGGGCCATGGGATTGGTGAAGTCCTTGCCACAGGTGGTACAGGGGAAAAGACCAGTCTCGTGGGTTCGGCGGTGGTTGACCAGGCTCCCTGGGTGACGGTAGCCCCGCCCACACTGCTGACAGCGGTAGGGCCGAGGGATGCTGTCGACCTCCTCACTGTCTTGATTAGAAGACGGATGGAGCAGTTCGCGGTGCCGTGACAGTTCCGGGAGGCTAGGAAAGTGGCGCTGACAGTCTGAGCAACTAAGTGAGGTGGGCGTGTCCTCCATGGGGCAGTGTGGCAGAAACCTGGAGGTTCAGGAAGAGCAGGCAGGTGGCAGCAGCATCTTCCTCTGGTGGATGGTCCAAGGCCTAGGAAGAGGAGGTAGTGGTCAGAAAGAAGGCTTGAGTTAACTTTGCCTCTTGGTTCTATGAGCAACAAGTTCACCAGAGGTCACAGAGAGGTCCCCTATGCAGCAATGCCCAGAGACTGGCTTCCTACTAGATCTGTTCTGGAAGCACCACCATTTAAAGCTTCCCTGCACACAAGCTCCTCAAATATGGAAGCTCCCCTAGACCTAACTCACCCCTAGAGAGaggtatagatgaggaaactaacaTCTAGAGGAATGAAATCTATCTCTGATCACAGACCTATTCTGAAAAATGTCTTACTGTCCCTAACTCTCTGCTCTCTGTAGTCCTGAAACAAACAACCTATCTTCTGTGATGTCTTAAAAGGAAACCTGAGCCTTTTCTAGGATTTTCAATAAGATAAGTCCAAGCCTCCCTTCTTCATTCCCCAAATAAACAGAGTAGCCTAGAGGCACTGAAAAAGCAGCTTCTTTCTGCAGTTGACAGCTGAAGGAACTGAGCGGTGAGGTTAGGAGGCCACCTTCAGAGGAAGGGCTGGCTTGTTTCCCAACCTCCCCTACTCCTTTCAAGGCCACAAAGTCTCCTTTCTGAAAGATTCTCTTGGGTTCCCTGGATCCCAAACTATTTTCCATCTTGGAAATTCCATCCATTTCTGGTTCTtcacctcctttctttctctttctcatgctTTACCCCCACCATcccttctcatttttccttctacCTCCTCTCATAATACTGATGACAACAGCAGCCTGTGCTACCTAAGCAttaccaagtgccaggcactatgctaagtaaaGAATATCCGTTGTGTCAATCTTCACAACACACAGCAATTgtctctgttatctcagtttaCATATGAGCAAACTCACTGACTCAATCTTTCCAAAGCCCTTGCTCTTTCCATAACAGGCCCCCATGACTCCTACATCACCTTggccttctctgactctgactcttcATATCCATGGGTCCCTAATACAACTCCTATCTCCGACTCTAAACCCCTTACTGAACCTGCTCCCATAATTCTCACCTCACAAAGGTCCTTCGTTCAAGAGTCCCCTCTCCTAATCAACCACCAAAGAGGTCCACTTGCCTCACTTATCTCCTTGGCCAATTTTCTTTTAGGACCCCTACCTCGCACCAGTGGCCCCTTCTCGTTCCCGCCGCGGGTGCGTCCGTTGGGGACCGCGAACGGGAGTGCGCCTGCGCACTGGGACCCTCACCCTAACTGCAGCCGCGCGCCCCAGGGGTGGCTGTGGGGGTCTCTCGCGCTCCCACACACGCACTCTCcgccagggctcctgggaggtgggaggagaggtaaAGAGGGataaaagagggagagaaagaaggaggtaGAGGAAAGAGGACGCAGCTGGCACGAGCCAGAAGTCTACCCCCAGCTCCGCGGACACTTCCTATTGTTACTAGGAAACAGGAAGTGTCCTGGCCTCAAAAGCTTCCCCGCGAAACTTCCGCCTTGAGAATACTTCTGTCCCGCCTCCAAGCAGCGGTTCCACACAAACACACTTCCGGCGCTGGGTAAAAAGCCGCTGACGCGCGACTCTGACCCCGCCCACGTAGGTCAGAATGCTGCGTTGTTTCTGCACTAACCTTAGCCACACTTCCGGGAAGAGCCGCTAAAATCGTTCCGGTGCATGCTGGCTGAGcgcagaagaggggaaaaaaagggttcTGCAGACCTGGTCTCAGTAATTTAGAGACACTGCACGAAAGTGGGGGGCTGCCTGAAAAACTTCCCAAGACAGACGTAGGAAGCTTCAGTCACTCCTTGTTCTTAAGGGAAATGTTGTGGAATATAAGCTGATTTCGGTACTACAAATCTTGAACATGGCCTTTCTGTCCTCCCACCTTCTAGTTCATGGAGATCTAGCCCCAGGCTAGCAATAGCTGCTGCATCCCGTAAGCCTGTCTGGTGTACCTTGTCATTAGCACCCACAGAGACCCCCTTGCAAGCTGTTTTTCCGCCACCTTCAACTGGGAGTGCTTCGGAAACTTTGCTTTCCTCCCTAGCCGGGAAAGCTCCCTTCCACTTCCGCTCGCCGGCCCCgcctcctctccctcaccctccaccccgccCGCTGGGTCCTagcgcctgcccctccctggttGTGTCCCGGGATCCGTCGATGAGAGGAGCTGCCGCTGACGCCACGAAGCCAGCCCAAGTCCGTTCAGGTAGGAAACGCTGGCGGGAAGCCGCAGGGACCCCCGGGCAGCCCCAATGCGGACGCAACCCGagcgggcctcagtttccctgtgggTGCAGAGGGCGGATGGGGTTGTCCTGGCGCGAGCggcgcgggcggggcgggaggaGTGCGGCCCCGGGAGGGCGCGGGCGGGCTCTGGGCCCAGCGGGTCCTAGAACCCGCCGGCTGTCCCGGCGGACCGGCTGCAGCGGACGCCTGGCCTCCGCCGGCACGGCTGCCCGCCTTGCGCGTTGCGGGCCCGGGGGTCCTAGAGCACGCCATGTTGCGGGCTTTTGTCCCAGGCGCGCGGCCCGCCTAGCACGGTCCTCGGCGCCTGCAGCCCCCCTCCCCGGCCGAGGTCCTGGCCGCCCCTCCCGCGGTCCTAGAGAACGCCATCTTGCAGGCCTTTGTCCACAGTCGGCCTTTggtccattcatttgttcattctgtcATTCTTCGTTCACTCCTTCTTGCCACAGTCTCCGATGAAGGGCCTTCTTCGAGAAGAGTCAGCCAGGGCCCTGCCCTGCGGGGCTGTCTGTCTGGCGGGGGCCCCGACAGGGAACGAGAAGGGCAGGGTTTCCGCAGCTCTCGACCCTAACGCCCTTCAAACTCCTGCATCCCTCAGAGACCCCAatttactgataaggaaacaggctcagagtgCCGTGGCGCCCTTATCTCTACTGCCTATTAAGTATTCCTGAGGGCACTGGGGAAGCAGGTATTTGAAGGATGCAAATGAGTTTTCCCACGGGAGAAGGCAATGAGAACTACCTGTGGAGATGCATTTAGGtggggaagttttaaaattgtgcCTGGAGCTAAGGTCGCTGTCAGGAGCGGCACCCTGCCgctggaggtgaggctggaaaaGTAGACTGGGATTAGGTTGTGGACTAACCAGATTGGATGCCTAGGAGATGATTAGCTGTCATCTCTGCATAGTTCACAGTTCCCTTCTGCCATCTCACCAGATCTCTCATGGCCTGTGAGACCTATTGGTGACTACTTGTTTAGACATGGGGAGACCGAGGAACAGAGAGGATAAAAAGTGGCTCTTCACCTCATCCCTGCCACAGGGTTCTAGGCTAAACTCTCTGGGAAGTAAATCTCTGCATCCCTGGCATTTAGAGCCTATTCAGACAGCAGGACGTCGTTCCCCTCATAAGAGTCCAATAGTAAACCAAAGACAAGTCTCCCTCACTAAAGCAATGAATCCATTGTGGGATACAGGGGGGATTTTTGGACTTTGTGaactgggagaggcagagaaattcagttaataaataattgttgaccGACATTCTCACAAACTCCTACTATGGGGGAGGCAGAGGCTATAGACTTGGGTTCAAATACCATCTCAGTTTGTTTTGGGGCACCAAGCATGGTTCTGTGTGTAAAGGGTACAGAATAATAAAGGTTCTTGGCTCTTTGCCAGCCTAGACTCTTGGGCTGGAGACAGAGAATTAACAACTGAACCACAAAATGTCTAAGTACTAGCAAAGTGATAATCAGAGGACAGAGAGCAGATGTTTGGGAGGCAGACCACCTGGCTTTGAATACTGGCTGTGACCATGATTAGTTACTTCACTGCTGTGTGCCTCAGTatccttatcagtaaaatgaggggGGGGACCTCTTTAACTTAGTCTGGGCTaccacaaaaacaacaacaactccccaccaaaaaaaccatAACAGACTGGGAGacacagcagacatttatttcttatagttctggaggctaggaagtccaagatcaaggtgctggctaATTCAATTCCTGGTGAGGGCTCTTTTCCTGAATGGCCACCTTGTCTCTAAGTTCTCACATGGCTTTCCTTCCATGCATGCGtgtattcagtccataacagactTCCAGACGGTTGTGAGGCTTAGCTTGAGTAGTacacataaaatgcttagaatgaTACCTGGGCCAAGGTAAATTTGCAAGGACTGTTATCCAGTTGAACaacataaaggaaattaaagaggaggCGGATACAGAGTGATCAGCAGGAGTGCAGATAGCATTAAGAAAGGTGGTCAGCAAAGCCTTCTTTAAGGAGGTGGCAGGGAGCTGAGACCCAAATGAAATCAGAGAGATAGCGACATAAAGATAACTGGGGAATCGTTTTTCTAGCAGAGGAAACTCCTAGTGCAGAGTGCCTGAGATGGGAAGGAATTTAGGTCTTTGACGGAAAAAAAGGGAACCTGTGTGAGTGGAACGTAGTGAGCCAGGCGGAGAGGAGTGGGAGGTGAGTTGTAGTTCAGAGCCTTGCTGGCCACGGAAAAAAGATACTGGTCTTTGTCCCCAGGAACAGTGGAAAGGCTCATGATTTGGCTGATAAACCTTAAATAAATGAAGGCTAGTAAAGAAAGAGCCCATCCCAGGGACCTGAAGACTTGAGTTTGAGTCTGGGCTCCTTGACTAGTTATGTATCCTTAATGcaagttttttcccccttatggGGGCCTTAATCTCCACATCTGAAAAAGAGACTTAGTAAAAATGCCTCTCTCCTAGAAGCTTGTGAAGACCTAAGGATGTAACTTTGGTTCTTAAGTGTTAAGTGTTGGTTGGAATGACCCAGAGAGTAGATTTCTGAGTCCTACCCCACACTCCCTGGATGATTATTGTCACGCAGGGAGTTCACAGAATCACTCTAGGGagtggtgggtgggtggaagaTTCCTTCATGAACAGTGAAGTGAGGAGTTGATGGTGGGGTTTTGGACAGGGCCCTAACCAACCTGGCCCTCTACTTCATGGAGCTGGGGCCTGCTGGGACCAACCTGGGACTCCCCTACCATTTCCCCTAGGAAGTGCCTTCAGAGGAGGGATTTACCCCTTCAGCTATCTGGTTTCTGGCTCACAGGTAAGAAAACAGTGGCCCAGAGCTCAGAACCCATGGGTCCAGCCCtctgagaggaaaacagaaacataaagatGGTGGCTCTGGTTTCCAGGCAGTTCTATGGGATGAGAGAAGACAAAAGTGTAACCTGAAGGTGTATTTGAAGGATGCAAAAGAGTTTTCCCATGGGAGAAGGCAGCGGGGAAACCCTGAAGGCTCAGGGTTCTAGTCACTGTGGGACTGGCCCAGGCAGCAGACAAGTCTGGGAGGGCCCAGTAACGCCAGGCAAATTAAACACCTGGATTCAAGTCCCAGCCGCATGacatactagctgtgtgatcatggGTTAATCACTGACCCCCTTGGAACCTcagtttatttgtaaaatgaggacagtaatcCCTATCTCAGGAAGCTATGAGAGAATAAGGTAGCACACTCAGCAGAGTGTCTGGCTCTGAGAAGATTCAGTAATTGAGAGCAGTAATTATTCTTATCTCACTCAGCCCTCACCCGACCCTGtgaagtaagtactattattacctccatttttcagatgagaaaactgagctcctACGGCGTGAAGGAAATTACACAAGGTCACAGCTTTTCTGTAAGGGAGGTGAGATTGGAAGCCAGGCAGTTTAGCTTCAGAGACTGCACTTAACTACAATGCTGTATtgtttctctgggcctcagttccctcatcaaTGAAAGTGAGTGATAATAGAACTTTTCTCATGGTGCTGACATGAAGATCAAGTGGGTTAATACATGTAAAGACTCAGGATATAGCCTGTTATTTAACaggtaggtgctcagtacatgtGAGCTACCATTTTTATTGAGGAAAAACTTTATCTGTCAGATTGTCCAGAGATAGCCTGGAAGGGAGGTAGTGAGGGCCTCATCCAGAGATACAGTTTCCCCTAGAAACTGTAGGGGGAATTCAAGCCATGGGGAAGGTTGGGCCTCAAGCCCTTCAACTTATCTTCCAGCCTCAGGATTTAgtaggaaaagtgaaaaaaacaagctGAGGGTAGAAAAGAATTGTGTGGGAAGGGGACCAAaaaaccaaaggagaaagaagagcttCTTTTGGGAAGTGAGGCTCAAAGGAAGGATTTGTAACAGCCAGGAAGGGCCTGGAATCTTGCGTGATAAGATGGTGCCATGGAAAGTTCTTGAGCGGAGGACAGAGCATCATCACATGGTACTTCAGGAAGAAGACTCTGGCTGCCTATGCACAGTAGAttgtgtgtgtaggggtggggGACTGAGGCAGGGCCACCAGGCAGAAGGATTTTGATTCTAATGATACAGCCTTTGCCACTCACCCCAAGGGCTCCTGTGTCCTTCCTGGGTCATAACTTAGAAGCCACCAACCCCTGAtatgtacagatgaagaaacaggcctGAAAAGGAGCACGAGAATCCAGGCCTCATGCCTCCCAGCTCAGCTTCTGGGCAcacctggctcccctcccctctctatAACACTGACCTTCCCCCCCACCCTTCTGCCCCCAGCAGCTGCTGCAAGCACTCCTTAAGTGGATCTGCCATAATCCTCTTCCCTTCATCCCCTAGGGAGGATGAGCTGGTGTTAAGACTAATGCAGCCGTTAATCCTATTTCCTCCCAGCCATGATCCCCAGgagcagctgggtggagggtgtcTGGGCTCTGAACCGAGAAAGAAGAGGCCTTAGCTAGGGCCAGTGTCCCAGGAGGCCAGGCTAGAGCAGATGCATTGAGTATGAGTCAGAGGCTTCTAACTTCTGCTAGCAATGGCTCAAGCTGCCTTGAGAGTAACTGAGCTCCCCATTACCAGAGCTATGGGAGCAAGAACCATACAGCCATTCCACAGCAGAGGGTGGACCAGGATTCCTATCTGGGGTGGAGTACCTTACATCTGTGCAAGGCCAGAATTCTGTGTGAACAGTTGCTGCCTGTGAAAGCTAACCaaccagaaggaaaagacaaaatatacACACTAGGGACCTACCCCTTCCAGACAGATGGTGCTAATCACTACATTTAGCCCACTGGCTCTGCCCTTTTCGGGACCTACCTCTGTCTTCCCTGGGCACTTGGAGACCTTCAGCCCAGATCCACATCTGGGTAGCCTCCGTGTCTGCATCCTTGCATAGGTCTTGGCCTCTGAACTGAAGAAGGAAGATGGTGAGATGAATGGAGCCTGGGCCTTCTGGGAATGCTACAGGGTTTGGAAAAGCctagaggctggggagggaagttCAGGTGAACCTTCTGAAGACACCAGCCCCCTCTCTTAGCTTCTCTGAGGTCACCTGGTGGAGCTTCTTTCATCAATGAACAGACTGGAGAGGAAACTTGAGCTCAGAGAGGCAGGAATGTTTGTAAGGAAGGATGTGCATCCTGTGTGGGGAATGCAGATAAGACAGAGTTCTCTCTGAGGCCTCAGAGGGCTTTGGTAAGGAGATCGGCCTTGGCGAATGGGAAAGGGGTGTGGCTTCTGCCTAACATTGCCTCTCTCACAGAAGCCCCGCCCACCAAGGCCATGGAGGTAGAGTCTGTGGAGGACcggtccccagcccctggctatAAACGCGCTGGCCGCCGCTATAAGTGCCTGTCCTGTACCAAGACGTTTCCGAATGCACCCCGAGCAGCACGCCACGCTGCCACACATGGGCCTGCAGACTGCGCAGAGGAGGTGGCCGAGGTGAAGCTGAAGCCAGAGACAGACCCCAAAGTGGAGGATGCCAGTGGGGACAAGGTGTCAGGTGCAGCGGCTAAGCCTCGGCCCTATGCGTGTCCGCTGTGCCCCAAGGCCTACAAAACGGCACCTGAGTTGCGCAGTCATGGTCGCAGCCACACAGGTGAGAAGCCCTTCCCTTGCCCTGAGTGCGGCCGGCGCTTCATGCAGCCTGTGTGCCTGCGGGTGCACCTGGCCTCCCACGCCGGTGAGCTGCCCTTCCGCTGTGCGCACTGCCCCAAGGCCTATGGCGCGCTCTCCAAGCTCAAGATCCACCAGCGAGGTCACACGGGTGAGCGGCCCTACGCCTGTGCCGACTGTGGCAAGAGCTTCGCCGACCCCTCGGTGTTCCGCAAGCACCGGCGGACACATGCCGGCCTGCGGCCGTACAGCTGCGAGCGCTGTGGCAAAGCCTACGCTGAGCTCAAGGACCTTCGCAACCACGAGCGGTGAGGGCGTGGGGCTGGG
This window harbors:
- the ZNF646 gene encoding zinc finger protein 646: MEDTPTSLSCSDCQRHFPSLPELSRHRELLHPSSNQDSEEVDSIPRPYRCQQCGRGYRHPGSLVNHRRTHETGLFPCTTCGKDFTNPMALKSHMRTHAPEGRRRRRPPRPKEATPHLQGETMSTDSWGQRLGPREGWENQKKHTEETLGSESGPDPRAALGTWEDPPSRLGEGWESQPDPEEGAEGWGPTTNSARDPPLPTPASSLLSNLEQYLAESVVNFTGVQEPTQSPPAEEERRYKCSQCGKTYKHAGSLTNHRQSHTLGVYPCAICFKEFSNLMALKNHSRLHAQYRPYQCPHCPRAFRLPRELLEHQQSHEGESQERLWEEKGMPTTNGHTDESSQDQLPGTRMLNGSRELEDSGLEEYRPFRCGDCGRTYRHAGSLINHRKSHQTGVYPCTICSKQLFNAAALKNHVRAHHRPQQGAGEDGQPSMLPAPLPLAETTHQEKDVPPTTVDHRPYKCIECGRAYRHRGSLVNHRHSHRTGEYQCSLCPRKYPNLMALRNHVRVHCKAARRSAGSGAEGPPSHLKVELPPNPMGAEAAPHTDQGPGCKHEGTTTDVPPAADRTAPQICSVCGMLFEDPESLERHGQTHGNGEDSRTETRVSPPRTFACRDCGKSYRHSGSLINHRQTHQTGDFSCGACAKHFHTMAAMKNHLRRHSRRRSRRHRRRASSTSGSGGEAKLPSGGNWATELVEDSEGLDCPRDPLGESPRGVEGNMKSDGGCLPVAAERDECGLERDEACFQGDKESRGTEEGLERKEACFLDNLDIPSGEESSETRFCDGLPGVEEDQKPATGQSSSPPCSAEAADGWQAEVSHTCSDCGHSFPHATSLLSHRPCHPPGIYQCSLCPKEFDSLPALRSHFQKHGPGEAASAQPFLCCLCGMIFPGRAGYRLHRRQAHDSSGMTEGSEEEGEEEGAAGAASTHSPPLQFSEAELLNQLQREVEALDGAGYGHICGCCGQTYDDLGSLERHHQSQSSGNTTDEVPSFIHHPGESGDATGMVADGVFEGTVTSLSGEGEDTKSGEGVGAALADSLCAQGGESSLEAQPRPFRCNQCGKTYRHGGSLVNHRKIHQTGDFICPVCSRCYPNLAAYRNHLRNHPRCKGSEPQVGPIPEAGGSSEPQNRAEEGLGQVEVEKFQKELKVEPLEEVARVKEEAWEETTVKGEEMEPRLETAEKGCQTEASSERPFSCEVCGRSYKHAGSLINHRQSHQTGHFGCQACSKGFSNLMSLKNHRRIHADPRRFRCTECGKAFRLRKQLASHQRVHAERGGGGCTRKLTREDRPFRCGQCGRTYRHAGSLLNHRRSHEMGQYSCPTCPKTYSNRMALKDHQRLHSESRRRRAGRSRRAAVRCALCGRGFPGRGSLEQHLREHEEETKGGQGGPNSPEGGDQGLEDRLGGTDSVPQLEDVATRPVEQTQSPIRAAGSEATDPMSWGPGKADGWQGDGGSVNHDGDWVPGGHVLTKPEDKSGYGVPRSPCHLGNSQPNGPSLFPMDSWDSGDSSPQPQPESHSFSCSHCGKSYCQSEGPLNHNTHKTDHHYCLLCCKEFLNPVATKNHSHNHIADQTFACPDCGKVFQSHHELASHLQTHARGLSQMPPQIEEARGPRAGAVEDEVDLPGQGKAQKSPSEPPGAPGENAGRANGGQGIKSTGAEDEERPFRCAQCGRSYRHAGSLLNHQKAHTTGLYPCSLCPKLLPNLLSLKNHGRTHTDPKRHRCSICGKAFRTAARLEGHGRVHAPREGPFTCSHCPRHFRRRISFQQHQQQHQEERTVASSGSPEAPAAGRGDLSLPPPPTPTAPHLDPSPQWPADLSFSL